One Mycolicibacterium fortuitum subsp. fortuitum genomic window carries:
- a CDS encoding glutamate ABC transporter substrate-binding protein, which translates to MPSAPFKLVGTLALAIALPFAATACGGGGDSGKIVIGTKYDQPGLGQKKPDGTTSGFDVDVAKYVANELGYPEDKIAWKEAPSPQRETLIQNDQVDYIVGTYSISPARQEKVAFAGPYLVTGQSLLVRADENAITGPESLSNKQKVCSVSGSTPAQRIKEKYPDVQLQLYDTYTLCVDALKNRGVDAVTTDEVILAGYAAQTPGEFKIVGEPFSEERYGIGLKKDDAELRNKINDAIEKMISSGAWKEAFDKNLGPAGIQAPTPPTVDR; encoded by the coding sequence ATGCCCTCCGCGCCGTTCAAGTTGGTCGGTACCCTCGCGCTCGCGATCGCACTCCCGTTCGCCGCGACGGCGTGTGGCGGCGGTGGCGACTCCGGCAAGATCGTCATCGGCACCAAGTACGACCAGCCCGGGCTCGGTCAGAAGAAGCCTGACGGCACCACGTCCGGGTTCGACGTCGACGTGGCCAAGTACGTGGCCAACGAACTCGGCTACCCCGAGGACAAGATCGCGTGGAAGGAAGCGCCCTCGCCCCAACGCGAGACGTTGATCCAGAACGACCAGGTCGACTACATCGTCGGAACGTACTCGATCAGCCCGGCGCGTCAGGAAAAGGTGGCATTTGCCGGGCCTTACCTGGTCACCGGGCAGAGCCTGCTGGTCCGCGCGGACGAGAACGCCATCACCGGTCCGGAATCGCTGAGCAACAAGCAGAAGGTCTGCTCGGTCTCCGGTTCCACCCCGGCTCAGCGGATCAAGGAGAAGTACCCGGACGTGCAGCTGCAGCTCTACGACACCTACACGCTGTGCGTCGATGCACTGAAGAACCGCGGGGTCGACGCGGTGACGACGGACGAGGTGATCCTGGCCGGGTATGCCGCCCAGACTCCGGGCGAATTCAAGATCGTCGGTGAACCGTTCTCCGAGGAGCGCTACGGCATCGGTCTGAAAAAGGATGACGCCGAGCTACGCAACAAGATCAACGATGCGATCGAGAAGATGATCAGCAGCGGGGCGTGGAAAGAAGCGTTCGACAAGAACCTGGGGCCCGCGGGCATCCAGGCTCCGACGCCGC
- a CDS encoding amino acid ABC transporter ATP-binding protein: MISLQGVNKHFGSLHVLNDINLDVGRGQVVVVLGPSGSGKSTLCRTINRLETIDSGSIAVDGQALPAEGRKLAQLRSDVGMVFQSFNLFAHKTILENVTLAPVKVRRKSKAQARESAMALLDRVGVANQADKYPAQLSGGQQQRVAIARSLAMDPKVMLFDEPTSALDPEMINEVLAVMTSLASEGMTMVVVTHEMGFARRASDRVVFMADGTIVEDAPPAEFFDNPKSDRAKDFLGKILHH; this comes from the coding sequence ATGATCTCGCTTCAGGGAGTCAACAAACATTTCGGATCCCTGCACGTACTCAATGACATCAACCTTGATGTGGGCCGCGGCCAGGTGGTGGTGGTGCTCGGTCCGTCAGGCTCCGGCAAGTCCACGCTGTGCCGCACCATCAACCGGCTGGAGACGATCGACTCCGGAAGCATCGCGGTCGACGGTCAGGCGCTGCCGGCGGAGGGACGAAAGCTGGCCCAGCTGCGTTCCGATGTCGGCATGGTGTTCCAGTCCTTCAACCTGTTCGCGCACAAGACCATCTTGGAGAACGTCACGCTCGCCCCGGTGAAGGTGCGCCGGAAATCCAAGGCTCAGGCCCGCGAGAGCGCGATGGCGCTGCTGGACCGGGTCGGGGTGGCCAATCAGGCGGACAAGTATCCGGCCCAGCTGTCCGGCGGTCAGCAGCAGCGAGTCGCCATCGCCCGCTCGCTGGCGATGGACCCCAAGGTCATGCTGTTCGACGAGCCCACCAGCGCCCTGGACCCGGAGATGATCAACGAGGTCCTGGCCGTGATGACATCGTTGGCTTCGGAGGGCATGACGATGGTGGTGGTCACCCACGAGATGGGCTTCGCTCGCCGGGCGTCCGACCGCGTGGTGTTCATGGCCGACGGCACCATCGTCGAGGACGCGCCACCGGCCGAGTTCTTCGACAACCCGAAATCTGACCGCGCCAAAGATTTTCTCGGCAAGATTCTCCATCACTGA